One genomic segment of Hordeum vulgare subsp. vulgare chromosome 2H, MorexV3_pseudomolecules_assembly, whole genome shotgun sequence includes these proteins:
- the LOC123431286 gene encoding probable glutathione S-transferase: MEKGMDAGLLGEVTCVDFWCNEFGMRVRIALRELGVPFEYIEEDLRVRERSDLVWRMNPVHRSIPILIHHGRPVCGSVNIVEYIDDVWGQVTRRLLPADPADRAGARFWADFIDHKVFSTQTRFFTSKGEEKEAAKEELVEHLKRLDREVLGDKCFFSGDEFGFLDAVFIPFSSMFYGYHQHGGIDLELECPKLTRWEKRCRERESVSEVLPDGKVQYELHKKFYGIE, translated from the exons ATGGAGAAAGGCATGGACGCCGGGCTGCTGGGCGAGGTGACCTGCGTCGACTTCTGGTGCAACGAGTTCGGCATGCGGGTGCGGATCGCGCTGCGCGAGCTAGGCGTGCCATTCGAGTACATTGAGGAGGACCTCCGCGTCCGCGAGAGGAGCGACCTGGTGTGGCGCATGAACCCCGTCCACCGCTCCATCCCCATCCTCATCCACCATGGCCGCCCGGTCTGCGGCTCCGTCAACATCGTCGAGTACATCGACGACGTATGGGGCCAGGTAACCCGTCGTTTGCTCCCCGCAGACCCGGCCGACAGGGCCGGCGCCAGGTTCTGGGCTGACTTCATCGACCACAAG GTGTTCAGCACCCAGACGAGGTTTTTCACGAGCAAGGGCGAGGagaaagaggcggccaaggaagAGTTGGTCGAGCATCTTAAACGTCTAGATCGGGAGGTGCTCGGGGACAAGTGCTTCTTTTCTGGCGACGAATTCGGGTTCTTGGACGCTGTGTTCATCCCATTCTCAAGCATGTTTTACGGGTACCACCAGCATGGAGGGATTGACCTCGAGTTGGAATGCCCCAAGCTCACGCGATGGGAGAAGAGGTGCAGGGAAAGGGAGAGTGTAAGCGAGGTTCTGCCAGATGGGAAGGTCCAGTACGAATTACACAAGAAGTTTTACGGCATTGAGTGA
- the LOC123431287 gene encoding probable glutathione S-transferase codes for MADVVLLDFWASPFGQRCRIALAEKGVAYEYCEQDLEQKSELLLRSNPVHKKIPVLLHDGRPVCESLIILSYIDEAWPEVAPLLPRDPYARAQAQFWADYIDNKIVDCQTRLLTTKGDAQEQAKKDMIGALETLEAELGDKDYFGDEAFGFVDVAFVTLTPWFYTYEKYGDFSVEEHCPRIMAWAARCRERESVAKALTDAEKVYEIVQEEYGAN; via the exons ATGGCTGATGTGGTGCTGCTGGACTTCTGGGCGAGCCCATTCGGGCAGCGGTGCCGGATCGCGTTGGCAGAGAAGGGTGTCGCCTATGAGTACTGTGAGCAGGACCTTGAGCAGAAGAGCGAGCTGCTGCTGAGATCCAACCCCGTCCACAAGAAGATCCCTGTCCTGCTCCATGACGGCCGGCCTGTATGCGAATCACTCATCATCCTCAGCTACATCGACGAGGCGTGGCCGGAGGTGGCGCCGCTCCTCCCCCGGGACCCCTACGCCCGCGCGCAGGCGCAGTTCTGGGCTGACTACATCGATAACAAG ATCGTTGACTGTCAGACCCGCCTGTTGACGACGAAGGGGGATGCCCAGGAGCAGGCCAAGAAAGACATGATCGGGGCTCTCGAGACCCTGGAGGCCGAGCTCGGCGATAAGGACTACTTTGGCGACGAGGCGTTCGGTTTCGTGGACGTCGcgttcgtgaccttgacaccctgGTTTTATACCTACGAGAAGTACGGTGACTTCAGCGTCGAGGAACACTGCCCAAGGATCATGGCCTGGGCCGCTCGCTGCAGGGAGCGCGAGAGCGTGGCCAAGGCACTTACTGATGCTGAGAAGGTGTATGAGATCGTCCAGGAGGAGTATGGTGCCAACTAA